The following are encoded together in the Desulfomicrobium escambiense DSM 10707 genome:
- a CDS encoding RelA/SpoT family protein: protein MIRITDILDQASTYLSPTDVALIQKAYVFSAAAHAGQIRLSGEPYLSHPLEVSNILVDLRLDAATIVAGLLHDTVEDTDASVPQIVEQFGPEVGAIVEGVTKISKMNFESKEQAQAENIRKMILAMADDIRVILVKLADRLHNISTLEFQKEYKQRAIAQETLGIYAPLANRLGLYRIKVQLENYGLRYLKPDVYAQISEGINRYQDQGQAYIDKVCAMIQDILEQNDIKGRVKGRVKHVYSIYHKMKQRGLTLDQIFDMIAFRVVVNNLRECYTVLGLVHSLWKPVPGKFKDYISMPKANMYQSLHSTVIGPDGERIEIQIRTEEMHQLAENGVAAHWSYKERGSKKAQDAERFSWLRQILDWQGDLKDSRDFMSTLSLDLFQDEVYVFTPKGQVKELPEGATPVDFAYTIHTEVGNHCAGAKVNGRIVPLNTPLKNGDTIEIITDASRNPSRDWLHFVKSGKARSRIKHWIGTEERARSLALAKELLEKEGRRMGINVAKAIKNGEFDPVVKEFSFRHIDDLFSAVGHGRITARQLLRKLLPKEEQKPEERKQSDKAAAAPAKPKDSSDAISIKGVDGVLIRYAQCCNPLPGDPIIGYISRGLGVTIHTQDCPNVANMEVERLIDVSWGGEEESKVLPARIKVICKNQRGVLGMVSGLLAKEGINIDSGQFTSGVDGMSELDFVIEVKTTTQLYGIIEKLRNLESVHEVTRSSAG from the coding sequence ATGATCCGCATTACCGACATCCTGGACCAGGCGTCCACGTACCTCTCCCCGACGGATGTGGCGCTCATCCAGAAAGCCTATGTTTTCTCCGCCGCGGCCCACGCGGGGCAGATTCGCCTTTCGGGCGAGCCCTATCTGTCCCATCCCCTGGAGGTCAGCAACATCCTCGTGGACCTCCGCCTCGACGCGGCCACCATCGTGGCCGGTCTGCTGCACGACACGGTGGAGGACACGGACGCCTCTGTGCCGCAGATCGTGGAGCAGTTCGGGCCCGAGGTCGGCGCCATCGTCGAGGGCGTGACCAAGATCAGCAAGATGAATTTCGAGTCCAAGGAGCAGGCCCAGGCCGAGAACATCCGCAAGATGATCCTGGCCATGGCCGACGACATCCGGGTCATCCTCGTCAAACTTGCCGACCGCCTGCACAACATCTCCACCCTGGAGTTTCAGAAGGAGTACAAGCAGCGCGCCATCGCCCAGGAGACGCTGGGCATCTACGCCCCCCTGGCCAACCGTCTGGGCCTCTACCGCATCAAGGTGCAGCTCGAGAACTACGGCCTGCGGTACCTGAAGCCCGACGTCTACGCCCAGATCTCCGAAGGCATCAACCGCTACCAGGACCAGGGGCAGGCCTACATCGACAAGGTCTGCGCCATGATCCAGGACATCCTGGAGCAGAACGACATCAAGGGCCGCGTCAAGGGCCGGGTCAAGCACGTCTACTCCATCTACCACAAGATGAAGCAGCGCGGCCTGACCCTGGACCAGATCTTCGACATGATCGCCTTCCGCGTCGTGGTCAACAACCTGCGCGAGTGCTACACAGTGCTGGGGCTGGTGCACTCCCTCTGGAAGCCGGTGCCTGGCAAGTTCAAGGACTACATCTCCATGCCCAAGGCCAATATGTACCAGAGCCTGCACTCCACGGTCATCGGGCCCGACGGCGAGCGCATCGAGATCCAGATCCGCACCGAGGAGATGCACCAGCTGGCCGAGAACGGCGTGGCCGCCCACTGGTCCTACAAGGAGCGCGGCAGCAAGAAGGCCCAGGACGCCGAGCGCTTCAGCTGGCTGCGCCAGATCCTGGACTGGCAGGGCGACCTCAAGGACTCCCGCGACTTCATGTCCACCCTGAGCCTCGACCTCTTTCAGGACGAGGTCTACGTCTTCACGCCTAAGGGTCAGGTCAAGGAATTGCCCGAAGGGGCCACGCCCGTGGACTTCGCCTACACCATCCACACGGAGGTCGGGAACCACTGCGCCGGGGCCAAGGTCAACGGCCGCATCGTGCCCCTCAACACGCCGCTCAAAAACGGCGACACCATCGAGATCATCACCGACGCCTCCCGCAACCCCAGTCGCGACTGGCTGCACTTCGTCAAGTCCGGCAAGGCGCGCTCGCGCATCAAGCACTGGATCGGCACCGAGGAACGGGCCCGCAGCCTGGCCCTGGCCAAGGAACTCCTGGAGAAGGAGGGCCGGCGCATGGGCATCAACGTGGCCAAGGCCATCAAGAACGGTGAGTTCGACCCGGTGGTCAAGGAGTTCTCGTTCCGCCACATCGACGATCTCTTTTCCGCCGTGGGGCATGGTCGCATCACGGCCCGCCAGCTGCTCAGGAAGCTCCTGCCCAAGGAGGAGCAGAAGCCCGAGGAGCGCAAACAGTCCGACAAGGCGGCCGCGGCTCCGGCCAAGCCCAAGGACTCCTCCGACGCCATCAGCATCAAGGGCGTGGATGGGGTGCTCATCCGCTACGCCCAGTGCTGCAACCCCCTGCCCGGCGATCCCATCATCGGCTACATCAGCCGCGGCCTGGGCGTGACCATCCACACCCAGGACTGCCCCAACGTGGCCAACATGGAGGTCGAGCGCCTCATCGACGTCAGCTGGGGCGGCGAGGAGGAGTCCAAGGTCCTGCCGGCCAGGATCAAGGTCATCTGCAAGAACCAGCGCGGCGTGCTCGGCATGGTCAGCGGCCTGCTGGCCAAGGAGGGCATCAACATCGATTCGGGCCAGTTCACCTCGGGCGTGGACGGCATGTCGGAGCTCGAC